A DNA window from Bos javanicus breed banteng chromosome 10, ARS-OSU_banteng_1.0, whole genome shotgun sequence contains the following coding sequences:
- the FOS gene encoding protein c-Fos, whose product MMFSGFNADYEASSSRCSSASPAGDSLSYYHSPADSFSSMGSPVNAQDYCTDLAVSSANFIPTVTAISTSPDLQWLVQPTLVSSVAPSQTRAPHPYGVPTPSAGAYSRAGVMKTMTGGRAQSIGRRGKVEQLSPEEEEKRRIRRERNKMAAAKCRNRRRELTDTLQAETDQLEDEKSALQTEIANLLKEKEKLEFILAAHRPACKIPDDLGFPEEMSVASLDLSGGLPEAATPESEEAFTLPLLNDPEPKPSVEPVKSVGSMELKAEPFDDYMFPASSRPSGSETARSVPDMDLSGSFYAADWEPLHGGSLGMGPMATELEPLCTPVVTCTPSCTTYTSSFVFTYPEADSFPSCAAAHRKGSSSNEPSSDSLSSPTLLAL is encoded by the exons ATGATGTTCTCTGGCTTCAACGCCGACTACGAGGCATCCTCCTCCCGCTGCAGCAGCGCCTCCCCGGCCGGGGACAGTCTCTCCTACTACCACTCACCGGCCGACTCCTTCTCCAGCATGGGTTCTCCCGTCAATGCGCAG GACTACTGCACCGATCTGGCCGTCTCCAGTGCCAACTTCATCCCAACAGTGACTGCCATCTCGACCAGCCCGGACCTACAATGGCTAGTACAGCCCACCCTAGTCTCCTCCGTGGCCCCGTCCCAGACCAGAGCCCCCCACCCCTATGGAGTCCCTACTCCCTCAGCTGGGGCTTACTCCAGGGCTGGAGTCATGAAAACCatgacaggaggcagagctcagagcATTGGCCGGAGGGGCAAGGTAGAACAG ttgtccccagaagaagaagagaaaaggcgAATCCGAAGGGAAAGGAATAAGATGGCTGCAGCCAAATGCCGGAACCGGAGGAGGGAGCTGACTGACACCCTCCAAGCG GAGACAGACCAACTAGAAGATGAGAAGTCGGCTTTGCAGACAGAGATTGCCAATCTgctgaaggagaaggaaaaactcGAGTTCATCCTAGCGGCTCACCGACCTGCCTGCAAGATCCCCGatgacctgggcttcccagaagagatgtctgtggcttctcttgatctGAGTGGGGGCCTGCCTGAGGCTGCCACCCCTGAATCTGAGGAGGCCTTCACCCTGCCACTCCTCAATGACCCTGAGCCCAAGCCCTCAGTGGAGCCCGTCAAGAGCGTCGGCagcatggagctgaaggctgagCCCTTTGATGACTACATGTTCCCAGCATCATCCAGGCCCAGCGGCTCGGAGACCGCCCGCTCTGTGCCAGACATGGACCTGTCTGGTTCCTTCTATGCAGCAGACTGGGAGCCCCTGCATGGTGGCTCCCTGGGGATGGGGCCTATGGCCACGGAGCTGGAGCCCCTGTGCACCCCGGTGGTCACCTGTACTCCCAGCTGCACTACTTACACGTCTTCCTTCGTCTTCACCTACCCTGAGGCTGACTCCTTCCCCAGCTGTGCGGCTGCCCACCGCaagggcagcagcagcaacgaGCCTTCCTCTGACTCGCTCAGCTCACCCACGCTGCTGGCCCTGTGA